Proteins co-encoded in one Phycisphaerales bacterium AB-hyl4 genomic window:
- a CDS encoding M20/M25/M40 family metallo-hydrolase, whose protein sequence is MMPRNSLAAFPNKKIQQDQAIDLVMQLLAIPGGSGQEAQVMQFIKDQLRQVGCPASAIRHDCAHKASPLGGEVGNLIVKLRGTRRGPRRLFAAHTDTVPICVGTKPLRKGDIIQSGVPGKGLGADDRSGVAAILYAACELLRRKLPHPPLTFAFMVQEEAGVIGARLLDVPMLGKPTMAFNFDGSGSNKLFIGATGSHHLSVTIEGIPAHAGVRPQEGVSAITLAANAIAELHAEGWLGLVEKGNQRGAVNVGTIDGGSANNVVAPTARLTVGIRSHSTTFRNRLLKRVKTAFERSARQLRNAQGGRGSVSFQDTLAYESFRLKQTEPTVQMARSAMRQATGQPVELGVLNGGLDANWLTQHGIPTVTISTGQHKNHTADEYLDLHAYTACCETALHLATQV, encoded by the coding sequence ATGATGCCACGCAATTCGCTTGCAGCATTCCCGAACAAGAAGATCCAACAGGACCAGGCCATCGACCTGGTGATGCAACTGCTGGCTATCCCCGGCGGCAGCGGCCAGGAAGCCCAGGTCATGCAGTTCATCAAAGACCAACTGAGACAGGTCGGCTGCCCGGCGTCGGCGATACGCCACGATTGCGCACACAAAGCGTCGCCCCTCGGCGGTGAGGTGGGCAACCTCATCGTCAAGCTACGCGGAACGCGACGAGGTCCAAGGCGGTTGTTCGCCGCTCACACCGATACCGTTCCCATCTGCGTGGGCACGAAGCCGCTCCGCAAGGGAGACATCATCCAGTCGGGCGTGCCGGGCAAAGGGCTGGGGGCAGACGATCGATCAGGTGTGGCGGCCATACTGTACGCCGCCTGTGAACTGCTTCGCCGCAAGTTGCCACACCCACCGCTCACCTTCGCCTTCATGGTGCAGGAAGAGGCCGGGGTGATCGGCGCCCGCCTGCTCGACGTGCCCATGCTGGGCAAGCCGACCATGGCGTTCAACTTCGACGGCAGCGGATCAAACAAGCTGTTCATCGGTGCGACCGGGTCGCACCACCTGTCCGTTACGATCGAGGGCATCCCCGCCCACGCCGGCGTACGGCCGCAGGAAGGTGTCAGCGCCATTACCCTCGCGGCGAACGCCATTGCCGAATTGCACGCCGAGGGCTGGTTGGGCCTTGTTGAAAAGGGCAACCAGCGCGGAGCGGTCAACGTCGGCACGATCGACGGCGGCAGCGCCAACAATGTCGTCGCGCCCACGGCTCGATTGACCGTCGGCATCCGCAGTCACAGCACCACCTTCCGCAACCGCCTTCTCAAGCGAGTCAAAACGGCGTTTGAACGATCGGCACGCCAACTTCGCAACGCGCAAGGCGGGCGCGGTAGCGTGAGCTTTCAGGACACGCTCGCGTATGAGTCGTTCCGGCTCAAGCAGACCGAGCCGACCGTGCAAATGGCCCGCTCGGCGATGCGTCAGGCAACGGGCCAACCCGTGGAACTGGGCGTGCTCAACGGCGGCCTGGATGCCAACTGGCTGACGCAGCACGGTATCCCCACCGTCACCATCAGCACGGGCCAGCACAAGAACCATACCGCCGATGAATACCTTGACCTACACGCGTACACGGCTTGCTGCGAAACCGCGCTGCATCTCGCGACGCAGGTATGA